The following coding sequences are from one Anolis sagrei isolate rAnoSag1 chromosome 6, rAnoSag1.mat, whole genome shotgun sequence window:
- the LOC132778053 gene encoding natterin-3-like, producing the protein MHHLLLWVLFVYLTVNESWANGMNANLTVLRRTVEKSLQVPGNGSGEALNLKRNTRSLERFSDVFDDTSLKWVEFQESIPEGAVSIWNSYAKRTEYPCSENNCEAGFYSPDRGAFCFYPYKGKEHKSDKFWLLVNENDFESLKWKGGFLGSVPSNSINTCPGVKVYLAKNKYGLGKVAGPVKAFFIGIDGWEYLYLRYEVLTVNKDYLSQSIYDVKYMMENGIYKRESVTLASSQVTNNNWKVVKKTATLSRTVTSEHRWDFSISLKVAVSTTLTAKIIEGLSLGWTPSAETTISWSQGFTQRQSVTHSLTVEVEVPPNHECEVTMEALKMTADVPFTATATRRYRNGEKRSATVRGVSKNIDVAHVQVQVKSCKPIPTAHPITCQTCTSDPKQLGLTHDEDSE; encoded by the exons ATGCATCACCTACTGCTCTGGGTTCTCTTTGTCTACCTGACTGTGAATGAGTCCTGGGCCAATGGGATGAATGCCAATCTCACGGTCCTAAGGAGAACTGTGGAAAAGAGCCTTCAAG TCCCAGGCAATGGCAGCGGAGAGGCTCTGAACCTAAAGAGAAACACCCGCTCTCTAGAAAGATTCAGTGATGTATTTGATGATACAAGCCTGAAATGGGTAGAGTTTCAGGAGTCTATCCCTGAGGGAGCTGTGTCCATCTGGAACAGCTATGCCAAGAGGACGGAATATCCTTGCTCCGAAAACAACTGTGAAGCTGGCTTCTATAGCCCAGACCGGGGTGCTTTCTGCTTCTATCCTTACAAAGGCAAAGAACACAAAAGTGATAAGTTCTGGTTGTTagtgaatgaaaatgattttgaaTCCTTGAAGTGGAAAGGAGGTTTCTTGGGTAGCGTTCCATCCAATTCCATAAACACTTGCCCAGGAGTCAAAGTCTACCTTGCCAAAAATAAGTATGGATTAGGGAAGGTTGCTGGCCCCGTTAAAGCTTTCTTTATAGGAATTGACGGTtgggaatatctgtatttgcgcTACGAGGTCCTGACAGTGAATAAAGATTATCTCTCTCAGAGTATTTACGATGTCAAGTACATGATGGAGAATGGAATATATAAGAGGGAGAGTGTGACCTTAGCCTCCAGCCAAGTTACCAATAACAACTGGAAGGTTGTGAAGAAGACAGCCACCTTATCCAGGACTGTGACTTCCGAGCATCGTTGGGATTTTAGCATTTCCCTCAAAGTGGCTGTGAGCACTACCTTGACTGCCAAAATCATTGAAGGATTAAGTTTAGGGTGGACCCCTTCTGCAGAAACAACCATCAGCTGGAGTCAGGGCTTCACACAGAGGCAATCGGTCACACATTCTCTAACTGTGGAAGTAGAAGTCCCACCAAATCATGAGTGTGAGGTGACAATGGAAGCcttgaagatgactgcagatgttCCCTTCACTGCTACAGCAACACGTAGGTATCGCAACGGGGAAAAACGAAGTGCCACAGTCCGAGGAGTCAGCAAAAATATTGATGTGGCACATGTGCAAGTTCAAGTAAAGTCTTGCAAACCCATCCCAACAGCTCATCCCATCACATGCCAGACATGTACAAGTGATCCAAAACAACTTGGATTGACCCACGACGAGGATTCAGAATAA
- the LOC132778055 gene encoding natterin-1-like, with amino-acid sequence MMPTRTWKGPPDKYKWRDGKGAEARISQQETSMDFKMHLFFCALFISLMDYHCISGKESVLTSLKKTVEKGPLVTIVRDEDSSSAVNQTRNSRRNDAFYETTLKWVWFYGSAPSDAVSFWNSYANRWEYPCWEGGCGAGYYSPARGPYCYYAESNREKSTSNFQVLVNEHNFESLKWQYGSHGNVPHNSIDTCPGARVYVGKNHFGLGKVVVQHSAFFIGRNGKEYWYKEYDVLTVYKDYRSQTINNVRYKEDQGTYSNHALTLFTTKVTNNNCESVKKTTTLSNTVTFEHRWDVGIALSQSVSSTITVGIPEVIGTSWGISSEKTYNWNKGFTQSESVKYSETVEVDVPPKQSCEVTMKGITMRARIPFTATATRYYYNGESRSATVQGVSDNDVVAQVHTEIKQCQPIPNAEPCLSEVIGTY; translated from the exons ATGATGCCAACAAGGACATGGAAAGGTCCACCTGACAAATATAAATGGAGAGATGGGAAAGGAGCAGAAGCCAGAATCTCTCAACAAGAAACATCAATGGATTTCAAG ATGCATCTTTTCTTTTGTGCTCTCTTCATTTCTCTGATGGATTACCATTGTATCAGTGGCAAGGAAAGTGTCCTCACATCACTGAAGAAAACTGTAGAAAAAGGTCCTCTGGTGACAATTG TCCGAGACGAAGACAGTAGTTCTGCAGTGAACCAGACCAGAAACAGTCGACGTAATGATGCTTTCTATGAAACAACCTTGAAGTGGGTTTGGTTTTATGGATCTGCTCCCAGTGATGCAGTTTCATTCTGGAATAGCTATGCTAACAGGTGGGAATACCCTTGCTGGGAAGGAGGATGTGGAGCTGGTTACTACAGTCCAGCCCGTGGTCCTTACTGCTACTATGCTGAAAGCAATCGAGAAAAGAGTACCTCTAATTTCCAGGTGTTGGTGAATGAACACAACTTTGAATCTTTGAAATGGCAATATGGTTCTCATGGTAATGTTCCACATAATTCAATTGATACTTGCCCAGGAGCACGAGTCTATGTGGGGAAAAATCATTTTGGCTTAGGAAAGGTAGTTGTCCAACACAGTGCTTTCTTCATTGGAAGGAATGGTAAAGAATACTGGTACAAAGAATATGATGTCCTCACTGTTTATAAAGATTATCGATCTCAGACAATCAACAATGTCAGGTACAAGGAAGATCAGGGGACATATAGCAACCATGCCCTGACCTTGTTTACCACCAAAGTCACCAACAATAACTGTGAATCAGTGAAGAAGACCACCACCTTATCAAACACTGTAACCTTTGAACATCGCTGGGACGTTGGAATTGCCCTTTCACAGAGTGTGAGCAGTACTATAACAGTGGGGATACCTGAAGTTATTGGGACATCATGGGGGATTTCATCAGAGAAAACCTACAACTGGAATAAAGGTTTCACACAGAGTGAATCGGTCAAGTATAGTGAAACTGTAGAGGTTGACGTCCCACCTAAGCAGAGCTGTGAAGTGACAATGAAGGGCATAACAATGAGGGCAAGAATTCCTTTTACTGCCACAGCTACTCGTTACTATTATAATGGAGAGAGTCGAAGTGCCACCGTCCAAGGGGTCAGCGACAATGATGTTGTGGCACAAGTGCACACAGAAATTAAGCAGTGCCAGCCCATCCCAAATGCAGAGCCATGCCTTTCAGAGGTCATTGGCACATATTAA